The Ascochyta rabiei chromosome 5, complete sequence genome has a segment encoding these proteins:
- a CDS encoding autophagy- protein 2 — protein MAFFSAVSSSIGKKLLLYGLRHIDILDKDPAEFVSVDVGKRTTLEVKDVGLHVKKLIALLHLKLPPEIVLSAAKASLLRVTFVLEFGVPQISIEVDGIQMKASLVADVEDAAAEQASERSLPRTRSFPPQHDPNNSFLDAEEHVPTVDELAKSFIQEEPAEEIRELAHELESQPSYLQESIAASDDGEEESTAGVGAPLALPAYLRNVLNTALDRLSIVVNDIDVEVEDQTLAEPSVPSKSSEASLRSLNFHIERVGIDSITSEEPDIKIGSASTPQATYSKLGKRRLRIENICARLVSDVDGLVSTSQNSQPSSPKASHHSEASTGQNSYHEQSTSPILVHSDPGTLSLHDKQAFPVILQGPTTASVDSLIEQPRSNASTPVAESLTEDSPLVASVATVDDDRFADASSDDGLNEGSQEGESSQSPHDPPSQELSGSSILYDDEGILGYAIQHDMLNSRFDDDPEADIYDDEERLAELHESTSNRGFEASPPANEASTPALPTVSGLGVSFTRLETTNSPSHSLEHGSLRRSGDSLELPSQSFVEEHKSCSSSVHSSAPDLENVDDLSESTLSSPGASESMYMSAVSATPVTYSQRHIPGGWDSLSASSRDTGSDRSGSIPEEMISGSILQPLPDVDDGCETPRPGSRQSTTATTPHSNTTQTSRFDISTADTQAKVFLMIDEITVWFPLGLDKGQASDSGTSARSALDASSVDFTPTNLGEDSIFAEMPGSFSNYAHSTSTRRTGSMAETLRRPQSKPKPIHSNEQPKPSLPNVVVEVGSMVGHLDFSTGRIMLDLLNRVLKALADELQQGEQPIPSPEATHDKASDTLEVTVQHIGLAWLETMPAESMSKGRNTSCMLDLKPNDALLRVNLSALRTTSRSSAGTTRTKLQIEKFALTSLGSDIISFRSARPRSKRSVSNLSEQLNNDVEIDYEQGSEKRVTIVTRPIKFTFDVQQLDDALSSFGGFSGVLELGNSINSNNAFNSPILSPAQHRPRGVHFGDSPAVSEPQVKASSMPKIQIQLGEVTFLLKGHSCAVNLQTTTVRIAVRQSNVRLKVSEVHISGPYLDAAQKGASLLVDIQGTTANFLFAPEETDLARLISLITPSKDPYENNEDILIDTLLRQRRKGSVLRVEVSSLGVRVSDLEQMRAFEALGAELARLSKVTKYLPEDDRPGLLTLTSVRQLDVGVAINEKLGDIAVAAQNASVAHVGFPALFAVEVGTASLRRKDEVLIHEVVRLRPQDQLPMIMVRIVGDELEPVVKAKLFNLCAEYRVSTVMAALGIGEDGTVEDIAVGIASSVATITRSKSPKPISRQLSQASSPSGPIGKPLQVDLLLRSCAIGLNPRNISSKGLFVLTEAHLDGKQAKDDYSVNLDLRKASIHAIDDIARLEEEHEEATSRSTTHANPHLQELSRMGYVSLSSISAAKVLVNIAGDGRDVPQLVNVVFKNELIVLESCADSTQTLIDVLNGLQPPTPPSTAERYRTVVPLQEMMESFTGDAMPAQTEAEDDDFMSNADLVEDEVPTNLEFVGSIYSQDLPTNEEMGDSMLDEDDLGALATSPVVRERGDRGLLESFQEQYEVNKGEDDFDFSTGYFNDSDSERKGKARKWDSTQNQYHLTNEFKTPDAPLTVSVRDVNIIWNLFDGYDWPKTRSIISQAVDDVEARAEERRRKPRDEDEDDDFVEEDFLFNSVWIGVPIKEEKGTLARRINHDIDDLVSETGSYATSTATRSTGATARPRSETTSTRRRLKLERSKHKKIAFSLMGVAVDLVVFPPDSGETLNSIDVRVQDFEIFDHVPTSTWKKFITCVIPPSQRELDRPMINLNLLTVKPITDLAASELVIRVSVLPLRLHVDQDALDFITRFFEFKNDSDETPTVPSEQPFIQRLEVNAVQLKLDYKPKRVDYGGIRSGHTTEFMNFLILDGSDITLRHAIVYGITSFDKLHKTLNDVWMPDVQRNQLPGVLSGLAAVRPLVNVGSGVRDLVVVPMREYQKDGRIVRSLQKGVYAFAKNTTSEVARLGAKVAIGTQTLLEGAEAFLNPNQPTSPHTRSPRSQHLDWTGSDPPSPNEEPRAVSHYANQPIGVRAGLRSAARHLERDLLTARDAVIAIPAEVMEQGSGVGVVRALARHAPTVILRPAVGATKALSNALLGVGNALDETSRRKIEDKYKSY, from the exons ATGGCCTTCTTCTCGGCAGTGTCGAGCTCCATCGGCAAGAAGCTCCTTCTATATGGGCTCCGCCACATCGACATTCTCGACAAGGATCCCGCCGAGTTTGTGAGCGTCGACGTTGGCAAGAGGACCACGCTCGAGGTTAAGGATGTTGGACTGCACGTCAAG AAACTCATAGCCCTGTTGCACCTCAAGCTTCCACCTGAGATTGTCCTGTCAGCAGCCAAAGCATCTCTCCTCCGCGTCACCTTTGTCCTCGAGTTCGGCGTCCCACAAATATCGATAGAGGTTGATGGTATACAGATGAAGGCCAGTCTGGTCGCGGATGTCGAAGATGCCGCAGCTGAGCAGGCCAGCGAGCGTTCGTTACCTCGAACGCGGTCGTTTCCCCCTCAACACGACCCGAACAATTCGTTTTTGGATGCGGAAGAACACGTGCCGACCGTAGACGAGCTCGCGAAGTCTTTCATCCAGGAAGAACCTGCTGAAGAAATACGTGAGCTCGCACACGAACTGGAATCCCAACCGAGCTACCTTCAAGAGTCTATAGCTGCAAGCGATGAcggtgaagaagagagtacAGCCGGTGTAGGCGCGCCGCTTGCGCTTCCAGCCTACTTGCGAAATGTCCTGAACACCGCGCTTGATCGACTGAGTATTGTGGTCAATGACATCGATGTCGAAGTTGAAGATCAGACATTAGCCGAGCCGTCGGTACCTTCTAAAAGCAGCGAAGCATCCCTACGCTCCCTAAATTTCCACATAGAACGCGTAGGCATCGATTCTATAACGTCTGAAGAACCTGATATCAAAATCGGCTCAGCCTCGACGCCACAGGCTACTTATTCCAAACTTGGGAAGCGGCGATTGCGTATCGAAAACATATGCGCCAGGCTCGTATCAGATGTTGACGGTTTGGTTTCCACGTCGCAGAACTCGCAACCATCATCACCCAAGGCCTCGCACCACTCTGAGGCCTCGACCGGGCAAAATTCGTACCATGAGCAGTCTACAAGTCCGATACTCGTGCACAGTGACCCGGGAACATTGTCGCTCCATGATAAGCAAGCTTTCCCTGTAATTTTGCAGGGACCTACTACGGCATCCGTGGATTCCTTGATTGAACAGCCGAGAAGCAATGCTAGTACACCGGTTGCTGAATCTCTTACCGAAGACTCTCCTCTTGTAGCTTCTGTAGCGACAGTAGATGATGATCGGTTTGCCGATGCTTCATCCGATGATGGGTTAAACGAAGGTAGTCAAGAGGGTGAATCAAGTCAATCTCCACACGATCCTCCTTCACAAGAGCTGAGTGGGAGCAGTATCTTGTACGATGATGAAGGAATATTGGGTTATGCTATACAACACGACATGCTCAATTCGAGGTTCGATGACGATCCGGAGGCCGACATATACGATGATGAAGAACGCTTAGCTGAACTTCATGAATCTACTTCAAATAGAGGTTTTGAGGCTTCCCCACCAGCGAACGAAGCTTCTACGCCTGCTTTACCGACTGTATCTGGGCTGGGGGTGTCCTTCACACGACTAGAGACCACAAACTCGCCATCACATTCTCTAGAGCATGGTTCGCTCCGGCGCTCCGGCGACAGCCTGGAGCTGCCTAGTCAGTCGTTTGTGGAAGAGCATAAGAGCTGTAGCAGCAGCGTGCACTCGTCCGCACCTGACCTGGAGAATGTTGACGATCTCTCGGAGTCAACCCTCTCCTCTCCCGGCGCATCTGAGAGTATGTATATGAGCGCTGTAAGCGCAACACCGGTAACATATTCACAACGACACATTCCAGGGGGCTGGGACTCATTATCCGCGTCAAGTCGTGATACTGGATCAGATAGGTCAGGATCCATTCCTGAAGAGATGATTTCAGGCAGTATCTTACAGCCACTTCCTGACGTGGATGACGGCTGCGAGACTCCAAGGCCCGGTAGTCGCCAGAGCACAACTGCGACCACTCCGCATTCGAACACAACCCAAACATCAAGGTTTGACATCAGCACTGCCGACACTCAAGCGAAGGTCTTCTTGATGATTGATGAAATCACCGTTTGGTTCCCATTAGGACTTGACAAGGGACAAGCATCAGACTCAGGTACAAGTGCTAGATCAGCCCTTGATGCTTCGAGCGTAGACTTTACCCCAACAAATCTAGGAGAGGACTCAATCTTTGCTGAGATGCCTGGATCGTTTTCGAACTATGCGCACTCCACATCGACCCGCCGCACAGGTTCGATGGCAGAAACGTTGCGAAGGCCTCAATCCAAGCCCAAACCTATTCACTCAAACGAGCAACCCAAACCATCCTTGCcaaatgttgttgttgaagTCGGTTCGATGGTTGGCCATCTCGACTTTTCTACTGGCCGTATTATGCTCGATCTGCTCAATCGAGTACTGAAGGCCTTGGCAGATGAACTTCAACAAGGAGAACAGCCAATTCCATCCCCAGAAGCTACACATGACAAAGCTTCAGATACCCTTGAGGTTACAGTCCAGCATATCGGCCTGGCGTGGCTAGAAACTATGCCAGCTGAGTCGATGTCCAAGGGACGCAACACGAGTTGCATGCTTGACTTGAAACCAAATGATGCTCTTCTGAGAGTCAACCTCTCGGCACTTCGCACGACAAGTCGCAGCAGTGCTGGAACGACGCGCACAAAGCTGCAAATTGAGAAATTCGCTCTGACCTCCCTTGGTTCAGATATCATCTCCTTCCGTAGTGCACGACCTCGGTCCAAACGCTCAGTTAGCAATCTTTCGGAGCAACTCAACAACGACGTCGAGATTGACTACGAGCAAGGTTCGGAAAAACGAGTTACTATTGTCACGCGACCGATCAAGTTTACCTTCGACGTTCAGCAACTCGATGATGCACTCAGCTCTTTTGGTGGATTCAGTGGTGTCCTGGAACTCGGTAACTCGATCAACTCGAACAACGCTTTCAATAGCCCAATCTTGTCTCCAGCACAACACAGACCACGCGGTGTGCATTTCGGTGACTCACCAGCAGTCTCTGAACCACAAGTTAAAGCGTCGAGTATGCCAAAGATCCAAATACAACTCGGTGAGGTGACGTTCCTGCTCAAAGGCCACAGTTGTGCTGTAAATCTTCAGACGACGACTGTACGCATTGCAGTCCGTCAAAGCAACGTCCGCCTGAAGGTATCTGAAGTGCACATATCAGGGCCCTATTTAGACGCAGCTCAGAAAGGCGCATCCTTATTGGTCGATATCCAGGGAACCACTGCGAATTTTCTATTCGCACCCGAAGAGACTGATCTTGCAAGGCTGATCTCCTTGATCACCCCGTCAAAAGACCCATACGAGAACAACGAAGACATCTTGATCGACACTTTACTCCGACAACGACGCAAAGGTTCCGTTCTGAGAGTTGAGGTCAGCAGCCTAGGCGTTCGAGTGTCTGACCTCGAACAGATGCGCGCCTTCGAGGCGCTTGGAGCAGAGCTTGCTCGGTTGTCCAAAGTCACAAAATACTTGCCAGAGGACGATCGTCCTGGACTACTCACGCTGACATCTGTGCGCCAATTGGATGTTGGTGTTGCGATTAACGAAAAACTGGGCGATATTGCGGTTGCTGCGCAGAATGCTTCTGTCGCACATGTCGGCTTTCCTGCCTTGTTCGCGGTAGAAGTTGGCACTGCCTCGTTGAGACGAAAAGACGAGGTATTGATTCATGAGGTAGTCAGGCTGCGGCCGCAAGACCAACTACCCATGATCATGGTCAGGATAGTTGGCGATGAGCTGGAGCCTGTGGTTAAGGCAAAGCTTTTCAATCTCTGTGCCGAGTACAGAGTATCGACTGTTATGGCCGCGCTTGGCATCGGCGAGGATGGCACGGTCGAAGACATTGCTGTAGGCATTGCATCGAGCGTAGCAACCATCACAAGGTCCAAGTCACCAAAACCCATAAGCCGACAGTTGTCCCAAGCAAGCTCTCCCTCAGGCCCTATTGGAAAGCCTTTACAAGTTGATTTGCTGCTCAGAAGCTGCGCAATTGGCCTGAACCCTCGGAATATATCTTCCAAAGGTTTGTTCGTCTTGACTGAAGCTCACCTAGACGGCAAACAGGCGAAGGACGATTACTCTGTAAATTTAGATCTGCGCAAAGCTTCGATACACGCTATCGACGACATCGCCCGGTTAGAAGAGGAGCACGAAGAGGCAACATCTCGCAGTACAACGCACGCGAATCCTCATTTGCAAGAGCTGAGCCGTATGGGTTATGTTTCGCTCAGCTCGATCTCCGCCGCCAAGGTTCTTGTGAATATTGCAGGTGATGGCAGAGATGTACCGCAACTCGTCAACGTTGTGTTCAAGAATGAACTCATCGTGCTTGAGTCTTGCGCCGATTCAACTCAGACGCTCATCGATGTTTTGAACGGTTTGCAGCCGCCAACTCCTCCATCCACTGCTGAACGATATCGCACCGTGGTTCCGCTGCAAGAGATGATGGAATCATTTACGGGTGATGCCATGCCTGCTCAAACAGAAGCTGAAGATGATGACTTCATGAGCAACGCAGACCTCGTCGAAGATGAAGTACCCACGAACCTTGAGTTTGTAGGGAGCATCTATAGCCAAGATTTGCCGACTAACGAAGAGATGGGCGACAGTATGCTAGATGAAGACGACCTTGGGGCGTTAGCGACTTCACCTGTTGTACGAGAGCGAGGCGACCGAGGACTCCTTGAAAGCTTCCAGGAGCAGTACGAAGTGAACAAGGGCGAGGACGATTTCGACTTCAGCACAGGCTACTTCAACGACTCAGACTCGGAACGCAAGGGCAAAGCTCGTAAATGGGACTCAACGCAGAATCAATATCACCTCACGAATGAGTTCAAGACTCCAGACGCGCCTCTCACGGTTAGTGTCCGCGACGTGAATATTATCTGGAACCTCTTCGATGGGTATGACTGGCCAAAGACCCGAAGCATCATCTCGCAAGCTGTGGACGATGTTGAAGCCCGTGCCGAAGAGCGACGGCGGAAACCCAGAGACGAAGATGAAGATGACGACTTTGTTGAGGAAGACTTTCTCTTCAATTCCGTCTGGATTGGTGTCCCTATCAAAGAGGAGAAGGGTACCCTCGCACGCCGCATCAACCACGACATCGATGACCTTGTTAGCGAGACAGGCAGTTACGCTACTTCGACTGCTACCAGATCAACTGGTGCAACCGCTCGCCCACGCAGTGAAACAACGTCtactcgtcgtcgtctgAAACTCGAGCGCAGCAAGCACAAGAAGATCGCATTTTCACTGATGGGTGTTGCGGTTGACCTGGTTGTGTTCCCACCTGATTCCGGTGAGACCCTGAACTCGATCGATGTGCGCGTTCAAGATTTCGAGATTTTCGATCATGTCCCAACCTCGACTTGGAAGAAGTTTATTACATGCGTGATCCCACCCAGTCAACGAGAGTTGGATCGGCCAATGATCAATCTGAACCTCCTCACCGTCAAGCCTATTACTGACCTTGCAGCTTCCGAGCTCGTTATTAGA GTCTCCGTTCTTCCACTTCGTCTGCATGTCGACCAAGATGCTCTTGACTTTATCACGCGCTTTTTTGAATTCAAAAACGACTCGGACGAGACACCCACTGTACCCTCCGAACAGCCTTTTATCCAACGTCTTGAAGTCAACGCCGTCCAGCTCAAGCTCGACTACAAACCTAAGCGTGTTGACTATGGCGGGATCCGCTCTGGCCACACCACCGAGTTCATGAACTTCCTTATACTCGACGGCTCAGACATCACCCTCCGCCACGCCATCGTCTACGGTATAACTTCTTTCGATAAGCTACACAAAACCCTCAACGATGTCTGGATGCCCGACGTACAACGCAATCAATTGCCTGGAGTTCTTTCGGGCCTCGCCGCTGTCCGTCCGCTTGTGAACGTCGGCTCCGGTGTTCGGGATCTTGTAGTTGTGCCAATGCGGGAGTACCAGAAAGATGGCCGCATAGTGCGAAGCTTGCAGAAAGGTGTCTACGCTTTTGCCAAAAACACTACCAGCGAAGTCGCCCGCCTTGGCGCGAAAGTCGCAATAGGGACCCAAACTCTGCTCGAAGGCGCAGAAGCTTTCCTAAACCCGAACCAACCTACCTCTCCACACACAAGGTCTCCTCGCTCCCAGCACTTAGACTGGACAGGTTCTGACCCACCTTCGCCTAACGAAGAACCGCGCGCTGTATCACACTATGCAAACCAGCCTATTGGTGTGCGCGCTGGCCTGCGCAGTGCAGCAAGACACCTGGAGCGCGACCTGCTGACTGCAAGGGATGCCGTTATTGCCATTCCCGCCGAAGTCATGGAGCAGGGtagtggtgttggtgttgtaaGAGCACTGGCCAGACATGCGCCAACTGTTATTCTCAGGCCGGCGGTGGGCGCGACAAAGGCGTTGAGCAATGCGTTGCTTGGCGTTGGGAATGCTCTGGATGAGACGAGTAGAAGGAAGATTGAAGAT AAATACAAGTCCTACTAA
- a CDS encoding Adenosine deaminase has product MVSNEAASGDDWEKAEGVPSLSEPFIQKYLSGRDALVQQEKKQRSDYLFRQNLSPMAQEAAAIVSQIRFQEQQTLWTREYEDSLLTQHVDVFPGMMFSLAKDRMEKSKLWQIVKKMPKGTLLHCHIEAMVDIDWALDEGFNTAGVAVIADGPLTDEHTRRKTGFSFVYSKNAKEDTSIWSADYTAKTPVPINAAADSFPDGGKKGFVEWVRSRVTITPSEHLSHHEGPNEVWRKFMSCFPILGSLIYYEPIYRKFIRKMFKTLLDDGVYWVDMRSAFFTLYRSTGQEDWDPDFFNMLDHLSDELERFKKSEEGKDFWGARMIWTTIRQFDKKAVIESMKACIDMKLEFPEIIAGYDLVGQEDLGRPLADLAPELFWFRKRCVEEGVDIPFYFHAGETLGDGDSTDENLFDAVLLGTRRIGHGFSLYKHPLLIDMVKEKRILVESCPVSNEVLRLCSSIMSHPLPALLARGVPCSLCNDDPTILGQGVSGMSHDFWQALQGWENLGLEGLGSLAENSVRWASFDDLSAKEWTQDIKDGMMGKGERAKRLKEWTQRWERFCAWIVEEHGVDVDVEPEE; this is encoded by the exons ATGGTGTCCAACGAAGCTGCGAGTGGTGATGACTGGGAGAAGGCCGAGGGCGTACCCAGCCTAAGCGAGCCGTTCATTCAGAAGTACTTATCGGGGAGAGATGCATTGGTCCAgcaggagaagaagcagcGAAGTG ACTATCTTTTCCGTCAAAACCTCTCGCCCATGGCCCAAGAGGCGGCAGCAATAGTCTCTCAGATTCGGTTCCAGGAGCAACAAACCCTCTGGACAAGAGAGTACGAGGACAGTCTCCTCACTCAACACGTTGATGTTTTCCCTGGTATGATGTTCTCGCTCGCGAAAGACCGTATGGAGAAGAGCAAGCTTTGGCAGATTGTCAAAAAGATGCCGAAAGGAACCTTACTGCACTGCCACATCGAAGCCATGGTAGACATTGACTGGGCCCTGGATGAGGGTTTCAACACAGCAGGTGTTGCTGTAATCGCAGACGGACCTCTTACAGACGAGCATACACGGCGGAAGACAGGCTTCTCTTTCGTGTATTCAAAGAACGCCAAGGAGGATACATCAATCTGGTCTGCAGACTATACTGCCAAGACTCCTGTGCCGATCAATGCGGCTGCCGACAGCTTTCCTGATGGAGGCAAGAAGGGCTTCGTGGAATGGGTACGATCTCGAGTCACAATCACACCGTCAGAACACCTTTCGCACCACGAAGGACCTAATGAAGTCTGGCGAAAATTCATGTCCTGTTTCCCTATTCTTGGCTCGCTCATCTACTATGAGCCTATATACCGCAAATTCATCCGAAAAATGTTCAAGACCCTCTTGGACGATGGCGTATATTGGGTCGATATGCGCTCAGCGTTCTTTACCCTTTACCGAAGCACTGGACAAGAGGACTGGGACCCTGACTTCTTCAACATGCTAGATCACCTAAGTGACGAGCTCGAAAGGTTCAAGAAAAGCGAAGAGGGCAAAGACTTCTGGGGTGCGCGCATGATCTGGACTACAATTCGACAGTTCGACAAGAAGGCGGTCATCGAGA gcATGAAAGCATGCATCGATATGAAGCTTGAGTTCCCGGAGATCATTGCTGGCTACGACCTTGTTGGACAGGAAGACCTGGGCCGGCCACTCGCTGATCTCGCACCAGAACTTTTCTGGTTCCGCAAGCGATGTGTGGAGGAGGGCGTTGATATACCCTTCTACTTCCACGCTGGCGAAACTCTTGGTGATGGCGACAGCACGGATGAGAACCTGTTCGACGCCGTGCTTCTTGGAACTAGAAGAATCGGGCATGGATTCAGCTTGTACAAGCACCCTCTGCTGATCGACATGGTCAAAGAGAAGAGGATACTGGTGGAGAGCTGTCCTGTGTCGAACGAAGTTCTGCGTCTTTGCAGCTCGATCATGTCTCATCCGCTGCCTGCACTGCTAGCCCGTGGCGTTCCTTGTTCGCTCTGTAACGACGACCCAACGATCCTTGGCCAGGGTGTATCTGGTATGTCGCACGACTTTTGGCAAGCGCTCCAAGGGTGGGAGAACCTCGGGCTTGAGGGCTTGGGTAGCCTGGCAGAGAACAGTGTGCGGTGGGCAAGCTTCGATGACCTCAGCGCAAAGGAGTGGACACAGGATATCAAAGACGGCATGATGGGTAAGGGCGAGCGCGCCAAGAGGCTGAAGGAGTGGACGCAGAGGTGGGAAAGGTTCTGCGCATGGATTGTTGAGGAGCACGGTGTTGACGTTGACGTTGAGCCGGAGGAGTGA